One segment of Panicum virgatum strain AP13 chromosome 3K, P.virgatum_v5, whole genome shotgun sequence DNA contains the following:
- the LOC120697545 gene encoding uncharacterized protein LOC120697545, whose amino-acid sequence MYAMASAGGKEEPGLFVKQGSKLHSKMLSKEAAAQLAVPSFRVYYSVASAGAVPFLWESQPGTPKNDSPSAAALPPLTPPPSYYAAGRGGAGGRSRRRRPGLIGAILPRIALLRRPGRTAPCSSWSSSSWSSSSSNTSSMSPVFTVLSSPAAGGSRGHHRRAFSAGGDEDSEAAPRCFWTDRDCCDKGVVKGCGVAGAVRNALATVVGGKPGRRATAA is encoded by the coding sequence ATGTACGCCATGGCAAGCGCCGGCGGCAAGGAGGAGCCTGGCCTGTTCGTGAAGCAGGGGAGCAAGCTCCACTCCAAGATGCTCtccaaggaggcggcggcgcagctcgccGTGCCGTCGTTCCGGGTGTACTACTCCGTGGCCTCGGCGGGCGCGGTGCCGTTCCTGTGGGAGTCGCAGCCGGGCACGCCCAAGAACGACTcgccctccgcggcggcgctcccgccgctcaccccgccgccgtcctaCTACGCcgcgggccggggcggcgccggcggccggtccAGGAGGCGCCGCCCGGGGCTCATCGGCGCCATCCTCCCCAGGATCGCCCTCCTCCGGAGGCCCGGCCGGACGGCGCCGTGCTCTtcctggtcctcctcctcctggtcgtcgtcgagctcgaacaCGTCGTCGATGTCGCCCGTGTTCACCGTGCTGTCGTCGCCAGCCGCGGGGGGTTCccgcggccaccaccgccgcgcgttctcggccggcggcgacgaggactcGGAGGCCGCGCCACGGTGCTTCTGGACGGACCGCGACTGCTGCGACAAGGGAGTGGTCAAGGGGTGCGGCGTCGCGGGGGCCGTCAGGAACGCTCTCGCCACGGTCGTCGGCGGCAAGCCCGGCCGCCGAGCCACCGCAGCATAG